A region from the Canis lupus dingo isolate Sandy chromosome 9, ASM325472v2, whole genome shotgun sequence genome encodes:
- the SDF2 gene encoding stromal cell-derived factor 2, translating to MAVVSLLLLGGLWNAVGASNLAVVTCGSVVKLLNTRHNVRLHSHDVRYGSGSGQQSVTGVTSVDDSNSYWRIRGKTATVCERGTPIRCGQPIRLTHVNTGRNLHSHHFTSPLSGNQEVSAFGEEGEGDYLDDWTVLCNGPYWVRDGEVRFKHSSTEVLLSVTGEQYGRPISGQKEVHGMAQPSQNNYWKAMEGIFMKPSELLKAEAHHAEL from the exons ATGGCTGTGGTGTCGCTACTGTTGTTGGGAGGTTTGTGGAATGCTGTGGGGGCGTCCAATCTGGCTGTCGTTACATGCGGCTCTGTGGTGAAGCTACTCAATACGCGCCACAACGTGCGATTGCACTCACACGACGTGCGCTATGGGTCAG GTAGTGGGCAGCAGTCAGTGACAGGTGTAACCTCTGTGGATGACAGCAATAGTTACTGGAGGATACGGGGGAAAACAGCTACAGTGTGTGAGAGAGGAACCCCCATCAGATGTGGCCAGCCCATCCGGCTGACACATGTCAACACTGGCCGAAACCTTCATAGTCACCACTTCACCTCACCTCTCTCTGGAAACCAG GAAGTGAGTGCTTTTGGTGAGGAAGGTGAAGGTGATTATCTGGATGACTGGACTGTGCTCTGTAATGGGCCCTACTGGGTGAGGGATGGTGAGGTGCGGTTCAAGCACTCTTCCACTGAAGTTCTGCTGTCCGTCACAGGAGAACAATATGGTCGACCTATTAGTGGGCAAAAGGAGGTACATGGCATGGCCCAGCCAAGCCAGAACAACTACTGGAAAGCCATGGAAGGCATCTTCATGAAGCCCAGTGAGTTGTTAAAGGCAGAAGCTCATCACGCAGAGCTATGA